One Rhizobium sp. NRK18 genomic window carries:
- a CDS encoding flavin reductase family protein — protein MPQTTDTASPSLTGFDFAALSARERYKLMIGTIIPRPIALVTSVDEDGRVNAAPFSFFNCLSADPPIIALGVELKPDMSFKDTSHNIRMTEVFTVNIVSHAIAEAMHVCAAKYPRGVDELKEAGLTAVPGVKVASPYIREAPAALECRRHMTLELGKSRQIILGEIVYAHYQDGIVDERLHVDPAGIDAIARLGGDTCATIRDRFEMLTPVI, from the coding sequence ATGCCCCAGACGACCGACACCGCCTCCCCTTCGCTCACCGGCTTCGACTTCGCCGCTCTGTCGGCCCGCGAACGCTACAAGCTGATGATCGGCACGATCATTCCCCGGCCGATCGCGCTGGTCACCAGCGTCGACGAGGACGGACGCGTCAACGCCGCCCCCTTCTCCTTCTTCAACTGCCTGTCCGCCGATCCGCCGATCATCGCCCTCGGCGTCGAGCTGAAGCCGGACATGTCCTTCAAGGACACCAGCCACAACATCCGCATGACCGAGGTGTTCACCGTCAACATCGTCTCGCACGCGATCGCCGAGGCCATGCATGTCTGCGCGGCGAAATATCCGCGCGGCGTCGATGAACTGAAGGAGGCGGGTCTGACCGCCGTGCCGGGGGTCAAGGTCGCGTCTCCCTATATCCGCGAGGCACCGGCAGCGCTCGAGTGCCGCCGCCACATGACGCTGGAACTCGGCAAGTCGCGGCAGATCATTCTCGGCGAAATCGTCTACGCGCATTATCAGGACGGCATCGTCGACGAACGGCTGCATGTCGACCCCGCCGGGATCGACGCGATCGCCCGTCTCGGGGGTGACACCTGCGCAACCATCCGCGACCGCTTCGAGATGCTGACGCCGGTCATCTGA